A single Botrytis cinerea B05.10 chromosome 1, complete sequence DNA region contains:
- the Bcrib4 gene encoding Bcrib4 — MDTSLKGPGEAQKHDGSGLRIGIVHARWNTSIIEPLLAGTKKTLLASGVKEANIVVQSVPGSWELPIACSKLYSASQIQSTQSSSLSAGDLLGSSTTDLTSLPTQSQTAASTAPFDAIIAIGCLIKGETMHFEYIAESVSQGLMRIQLDAGVPLIFGLLTVLTEDQALMRAGVGTTSKGKGHNHGEDWAAAAVELGVKKREWAAGKIA; from the exons ATGGACACCTCCCTCAAAGGACCCGGCGAAGCCCAAAAACACGACGGCAGCGGCCTCCGCATCGGAATCGTCCACGCGCGCTGGAACACCT CCATAATCGAGCCGCTCCTCGCCGGAACGAAAAAGACGCTCTTGGCCAGCGGCGTCAAGGAAGCTAACATTGTCGTGCAATCCGTGCCCGGGAGTTGGGAATTGCCAATTGCGTGTTCCAA ACTCTACTCCGcctcccaaatccaatccacgCAAAGCTCCTCCCTCTCCGCCGGCGACCTCCTCGGCTCCTCCACTACCGACCTCACCTCCCTACCCACGCAATCCCAAACCGCCGCTTCCACCGCTCCCTTCGATGCCATCATCGCCATCGGCTGCCTCATCAAGGGCGAAACCATGCATTTCGAATACATAGCCGAGAGCGTCTCGCAAGGTCTCATGCGCATCCAATTAGATGCCGGCGTTCCTCTCATCTTTGGACTCTTGACGGTTCTTACGGAGGATCAAGCGCTCATGAGAGCGGGCGTGGGGACAACCTCTAAGGGGAAGGGCCATAATCATGGAGAGGATTGGGCTGCTGCCGCTGTGGAATTGGGTGTTAAGAAGAGGGAGTGGGCTGCCGGAAAGATCGCATGA
- the Bcade8 gene encoding Bcade8, whose protein sequence is MSPPPTKAIVLISGNGSNLQALIDASQGTNDSEISLPYLKIIRVITNRKAAYGVTRAAEAGIPTTCHNLLTGKYHKKDEKDPAVIKAAREKYDADLADLVISEQPDIIICAGWMHILAPTFIDPLTAKKIPIINLHPALPGKYDGANAIGRAFNDFEQGKLENNKTGLMIHYVISEVDRGTPIVVKEVECKTSESLGELEARMHAEEHKLIVEGTAMAIKELWAHRSSVNA, encoded by the exons ATGTCACCTCCTCCAACCAAAGCCATCGTTCTCATCTCTGGAAATGGCAGCAATTTGCAAGCACTCATTGATGCTTCGCAAGGGACCAATGACTCGGAAATCTCCTTGCCATATTTGAAGATTATTCGAGTTATCACAAATAGAAAGGCGGCGTATGGAGTTACTCGTGCAGCAGAGGCGGGCATCCCAACAACATGTCACAATTTGCTGACGGGAAAATACCACAAGAAGGATGAGAAGGACCCCGCAGTGATAAAAGCTGCACGAGAAAAGTATGATGCGGACCTTGCGGATCTCGTGATCTCAGAACAACCTGATATC ATTATCTGTGCTGGCTGGATGCATATCCTCGCACCAACATTCATTGACCCCCTGACTGCTAAAAAGATACCAATCATAAATCTTCACCCAGCACTTCCAGGCAAATATGATGGAGCCAATGCCATTGGACGTGCTTTCAATGATTTTGAACAGGGCAAGTTGGAGAATAACAAGACGGGTCTCATGATTCATTATGTGATCAGTGAAGTTGATCGTGGAACACCAATAGTGGTCAAAGAAGTGGAGTGCAAGACTTCTGAATCGTTAGGGGAACTTGAAGCGAGAATGCACGCAGAGGAGCACAAACTTATTGTTGAGGGAACAGCGATGGCAATCAAAGAGCTCTGGGCTCATAGGAGTAGTGTAAATGCTTGA
- the Bcmde1 gene encoding Bcmde1: protein MTSQNPTQEPENNDHLIISQDSQHPANLIPELCAKFWHLGWVTGTGGGASIRKDDLVYLAPSGVQKELMKPEHIYVLDITKQLDPKQRIYLRSPPNLKPSQCTPLFMAAFTKRNAGCCIHTHSKWAVLITLLLESAPNTTMFEINNIEQIKAFGKGYTKSGNLGYHDTLRIPVIENTPHEEDLTEYLEEAMEKYPDTYAVLVRRHGVYVWGESVHKAKTQCESLDYLFQIAVDMKKLGLPWLSDVKPIA, encoded by the exons ATGACTAGCCAAAACCCAACTCAAGAACCGGAAAATAATGATCATCTTATTATTTCACAAGATTCCCAACATCCCGCAAATCTAATCCCAGAACTTTGCGCAAAGTTTTGGCATCTAGGCTGGGTAACAGGTACAGGAGGAGGTGCCAGTATTCGCAAGGA TGATCTCGTATACCTTGCGCCGTCTGGAGTCCAAAAAGAACTCATGAAACCAGAACACATTTACGTCCTCGATATAACCAAACAACTCGATCCCAAGCAACGCATCTACCTCCGCTCACCACCCAATCTCAAGCCTTCCCAATGCACCCCCCTGTTCATGGCTGCATTCACCAAACGAAACGCAGGTTGTTGCATCCATACACATTCGAAATGGGCAGTCCTCATCACCCTGCTCCTAGAATCCGCACCCAACACCACGATGTttgaaatcaacaatatcgAACAGATCAAGGCATTTGGAAAAGGCTATACAAAGTCAGGAAATTTGGGATACCATGATACGTTGCGCATCCCAGTGATTGAAAATACACCCCATGAAGAAGATCTGACAGAGTACCTGGAAGAAGCAATGGAGAAGTATCCGGATACGTATGCGGTTTTGGTAAGGAGACATGGGGTTTACGTTTGGGGGGAGTCGGTACACAAGGCGAAGACTCAGTGTGAGAG CTTGGATTACCTTTTCCAAATTGCGGTTGacatgaagaaattgggtTTGCCATGGTTGAGTGATGTTAAACCGATTGCTTGA
- the Bccne1 gene encoding Bccne1, translating to MRFHTTAAFSAAALLATSVNADAQSVLKEASSSVSSAATEASSSVSSATSTGIELPTFTPTKITADFLEQFTDDWETRWKPSHAKKDTKGSDKEEEEWAYVGEWAVEEPHVFKGMEGDKGLVVKNPAAHHAISAKFPKKIDNKGKTLVVQYEVKMQNGLECGGAYLKLLRDNKALHQEEFSNASPYVIMFGPDKCGTTNKVHLIINHKNPKTGEYEEKHMTPAPAARILKTTELYTLIIHPNNTAIIKLDGEQVKEVNLLSDDFVPAFNPPKEIDDAKDSKPDTWVDEARIADPEAKKPEDWDEEAPFEIVDEEATKPEDWLEDEPLSIPDPEAQKPEDWDDEEDGDWIAPTVPNPKCDDVSGCGKWEKPLVKNPAYKGKWTAPFIDNPAYKGVWAPRKIKNPDYYEDKTPSNLEPMGAIGFEIWTMQSDILFDNIYIGHSVEDAAKFADETFNEKHPIEQLVEIESIPKPEDKPKSPSDLVFADDPVHYVKEKLDLFLTIAQNDPIQAIKFVPEAAAGIGAVVVTLIAIIVGIVSMSGSTPPPQVKKAAAKAKDAAAGAKDKASEAVASGTDAVKAEVNKRSTRSQG from the exons ATGCGTTTTCACACTACAGCTGCCTTTTCAGCAGCTGCCCTCTTGGCCACTTCTGTCAATGCCGATGCTCAATCTGTTCTCAAGGAAGCAAGCTCCTCAGTATCAAGTGCTGCTACTGAAGCTTCTTCGTCAGTTTCATCTGCCACCTCAACCGGCATTGAGCTTCCCACCTTCACT CCTACCAAAATAACTGCCGATTTCCTCGAACAGTTCACCGATGACTGGGAGACACGATGGAAGCCATCTCACGCCAAAAAGGACACCAAGGGTTCCGacaaggaagaggaagaatgggCTTATGTTGGAGAATGGGCTGTAGAGGAACCCCACGTCTTCAAGGGTATGGAGGGAGATAAGGGTCTCGTTGTCAAGAACCCAGCTGCCCATCACGCCATTTCTGCCAAATTCCCCAAGAAGATTGACAACAAGGGAAAGACCCTCGTTGTTCAATATGAGGTCAAGATGCAAA ATGGTCTTGAGTGTGGTGGAGCATACTTGAAGCTTCTTCGTGACAACAAGGCTCTTCACCAAGAGGAGTTCTCCAACGCATCTCCATATGTTATCATGTTCGGACCAGACAAGTGTGGTACCACCAACAAGGTTCACCTTATCATTAACCACAAGAACCCAAAGACTGGTGAATATGAGGAGAAGCATATGACTCCTGCACCAGCAGCCAGAATCCTCAAGACCACCGAACTTTACACCTTGATCATTCACCCCAACAACACTGCCATCATCAAGTTGGATGGCGAGCAAGTTAAGGAGGTTAACCTTCTCTCCGACGACTTCGTTCCAGCATTCAACCCACCcaaggaaattgatgatgCCAAGGACTCCAAGCCAGATACCTGGGTTGACGAGGCCCGTATCGCTGACCCAGAAGCTAAGAAGCCCGAGGACTGGGATGAGGAAGCACCATTCGAGATCGTTGATGAGGAAGCTACCAAGCCTGAGGATTGGTTAGAGGATGAGCCTCTTAGCATCCCTGACCCGGAGGCACAAAAGCCAGAGGattgggatgatgaggaggatggagaCTGGATCGCCCCAACCGTACCAAACCCCAAGTGTGACGATGTTTCTGGCTGTGGTAAATGGGAGAAGCCATTGGTTAAGAACCCAGCTTACAAGGGCAAGTGGACTGCACCATTCATTGACAACCCAGCCTACAAGGGTGTCTGGGCTCCACGCAAGATCAAGAACCCAGACTACTACGAGGACAAGACCCCATCCAACCTCGAGCCAATGGGAGCC ATTGGTTTCGAAATCTGGACCATGCAAAGCGATATTCTCTTCGACAACATCTACATCGGTCACTCTGTTGAGGATGCTGCTAAGTTCGCTGACGAGACCTTCAACGAGAAGCACCCCATTGAACAATTGGTTGAAATCGAGTCTATTCCAAAGCCTGAGGACAAGCCAAAGTCTCCATCTGATCTCGTCTTCGCTGATGACCCAGTTCATTACGTTAAGGAGAAGCTTGACTTGTTCCTCACCATTGCTCAAAATGACCCCATTCAAGCGATTAAGTTCGTTCCTGAGGCTGCTGCCGGTATCGGTGCCGTCGTTGTCACCCTTATTGCCATTATTGTCGGTATTGTTAGCATGAGCGGATCTactccaccaccacaagTCAAGAAAGCAGCCGCCAAGGCCAAGGATGCTGCTGCCGGTGCCAAAGACAAGGCCTCTGAGGCAGTCGCATCAGGAACTGACGCTGTTAAGGCAGAGGTTAACAAACGCTCAACCAGGAGCCAAGGATAA